GGCCGTTCGCGACGCCCGCCTCCATGCGCGGCATTCCGCTCGGCTTCATCGCCGACGCCGTGCACGGCAAGGTGGACGCGATCGAGCTCGCCTGCCTCTGGAGCGACGAGCGCGGTACGGCCGAGCTCTGGTACCGCGTGCTGAACGTCGGCATCCCGATGGCCCTGTCCGCGGGCACCGATGCGATGAACAACCTGTACCGGACCATGGCCATCGGCACCACGCGGGTGTACGTGCACCCCGAGCGTCCCGCCTCACTCGCCAGCTACTTCGCCGGCCTGAAGGCGGGACGGAGCTTCGTGACCACCGGGCCGTTGCTGGACTTCCACGTCGGGCGCGCGGGACCGGGCCAGGTCGTCTCGCGCGGCGCGGGTGCGCAGGCGTGGCAACTCGACGTGCACTCTGCCGTGCCCGTGGACACGGTGGAGATCGTCGTGAACGGCACCGTCGTCGAGCGCCGCACCGGCTTCACCACCCCCGGCACGAGGCGCTACACCGGCACCACGCCGCTGCCAGCCGGTGGCTGGATCGCCGCGCGTGTGTCCGGACCGCCCACGCAGGCCTGGCCGGCGATGGACTCGTATGCCTACGCGCACACCTCCCCCGTCTGGATCGACCGCGTGGGCAGCACCGATCCCGCCACGAAGGCCGCTGCCGCCCGCGATCTGCTGCAGGCACTCACCGTCGCCGAGCAGGCACTGGAGATCGGGTATGCCGATGCCGACCACCCGCGCCTCCGTGCGCACTACGCCGCCGCGCGCGGCATCATCGGCGCCTGGGTGACGTCCGACCACTGACGTCGTGCGCGCCGGCCGCCGCCTCAGCTCACCGCGCGGATCAGGTGCCGCGCCGCCGCGCGCGCATGCATGTCGGGATCCTTGAGCATCGCACGCAGCAGCGGCACCGAGGCTCCCAGCCGTGCCGTCGCCAGCGCCTCCGCGGCTGCGATCCGGAAGTCGGGCGGACGATAGCGGCCGTCGGCGCTGCAGAGGCGGATCAGCTTCTGCACCGCGTCCGGCGTTGCCAGCGTGCCCAGCGCGTACAGGAACTCGAGCTGCACGTCCAGCTCCGTCTCGCGCTCCAGCGCCTGCAGCAGCTTCTCGACGTTCGTCCAGTTGCCAGCCTCCGCCAGGAAGCCGCGCACCGCGCGCCGTCGCACCTCGGGTGACGCATCGCGCAGCGCACCGCGCACCGTCGCCCGCGACGTGGCCGTGTCGAGCTGCAGCAGCGCCGTCACCACTGCCGCCCGCACCCGCTCGTCGGCGTGTGTGAGGGTCGCCGTCAGCTCCGGCTCCGACGAGCGCGATGTCATCGCCCCCAGCAGCAGCGCCGCGTTCCGCACCACGAACCACTGCTCGTGGTCCAGCATCTTCAGCAGGTGGTCGGTGCCGCGGCGCACCTCGATCGTGGCGTCGAAGCAGGCCCGCCGCACGTCCATCGACTCGGCCGTCAGCAGGTGCTCGATCAGGATCGCCGCACCCGGCTCGCCCGCGCGGCGGAGCACGGCCAGCGCCAGCTCGAAGGTCTGGCCGCTGGTGGGCAGCGCCGCGACGAGCGCACGCAACACGTCACTCGTCGCCAGGTCGTCGAAGGCCACGGTCCACGGATCGCGCAGCTCGCGCACCGTCACCGACGCCTCGATGATCGCGATGGCCGAGAGGGCGGTGGCCAGCGCCGGCGAGTCCCTGGCGTCCAGCGCGTCCTGCACCTGCACGCGGTACTCCCGCACCCGCTCGGCGATGGCCAGCGGTGCGTCGAGTCCGATGTCGTCGGCGTAGGCGGCCGCCTGGTCGGTGTCCGACTGCCGCGCCGCGGGATACACCTGCACGTCCCACAGGGCAGCGACGCGCAGCTCCTCGAAGATCGTCGGCGTATCGCCGCCCTTCACCGGCTTGCGTGCCAGCAGCATCGCCAGCTTGAGCAGCTCGCGCGGCACCGCGCCGGCCGTGATGCTGATCCGCGCCACCCCGTGCATCGTCATCGCCAGCATCAGCCGCTGGAGCTGTGGCACCGGGCGCTGGAGCTTGTGCCCGTCCACCACCATCCGCCCCTCCTGCAACTGCACCGTCAGCGAGTGCGACCGCGAGAAGCGGCGCACGCGCAGCAAGCCGCTGCGCACCATGGTCAGGTCCGCCGAGGTCTGCACCTCCTCCAGCAACAGCGCGAGCGACTTGGCGAAGAGCAGGGACTGGTGCATGGGCGGGCTGGCGGGATCCGCCGGCGCCGGTGCGCCCGCGGGCTTCCCGGGTGGGCCGGGCTGCCCCCTGAGTATCGGCCGCTCTCAGCGTTTCCTGCGTTCCTTCCACGTGCGCCCCGCACGCCGCCGCCATCCGTTCCTGTCGCGGCGGCGGTGCCGCCGACAGCTAGAACCTGGCGGCGATGCCGAACGAGAGGCTGCGGCCCGGCACGATCGTCACGTTGTCCGGCTCGCCCCGCTGGCGATCCAGCAGGTTGTCGCCGATCAGGCGCATGGTCAGGGTCCGCGTCAGGTCGTGCGACACGGCCGCCCGCACCCGGGTGACCTCGGGATACGCGATCCAGTAGCTGCGGAGCGCCGCGCCGCTCAGGGTGCGGGCGGGCGCGCCGCCGGTGATCCAGGTCGACGCCAGGGCCAGGCGGTCGTAGTTGATCCAGTCCGCCACCTGCGTGGCGCCCAGCTGCACCTGCCAGCGGCGCGGGGTCCACGTCAGGGTCACGCCGGTGGTGCGTGCCGGCACCGCGAGCATCCGGTCGCCCTGGCGCAGGTCGCCCGCGTAGCCCGGTGCCACCTGGTCCACCCGGCTCTGCACCAGCGACATCGCCGCCGACAGGCTCAGCGCCCCCATGCTCTGCCGCAGCGCGAACTCCCAGCCGCGGTTGGTGATCGCGCCCAGGTTCTCCAGCGCGTAGCCGAACCGCGGTTGCCCGGGGGCACCGCCGTACCCGCCCGCACTGTCGTCATCGGTCTCGTCGTACGCATACGGCACCTGCTGGATCAGCGACGAGGCGCGCTGGTCGAACCGCGTCACCTGCAGCGACGTGTTGCGCCGGAAGTAGAGGTCGAGTCCCGCCTCCACGCCCACCTGCTTCTCCGGCAGCAGGCCGCTGTCCACCGCACCGTAGTTGGTGCCCCGCCATGCGGTCTCGCGCATCGGGTTGCGCGCCGGACGCATGCCCGCGCCGTACGCCAGCCGGCCCTTCACCGTCACGTCGCCATACCGCTGCACCACGCTCGCGCCCACCGACGGCAGCAGGGCGAAGCGGCTGGCGCTGGTGAACCCGTCGTTGCGCTCGCCGCGCAGCCCCGCCGTCAGGAAGACGGTCTCGTGCAGGTCGATGGACGCCTGCATGCCGACTCCGGCGGTGCTCAGCCAGTGGGCATCGTCGCTGAGCCGCATCGGCCGCTGCACCCGCTGCGGCGACACCGACGTGGTGGCATCACGCAACAGCGCGGCGTCGGCGGCGAAGGTCATCGTCGCCGTGCTCGTCTCGCCCAGCGCCAGCCGCCGCACGCTGCTCGCGCGCAGCGTGCCCTTGTCGGCGCCACCCTGCGTGCTGCTGAGCGCCGAGTCGAGTGCCGAGGGCACCGGCACGTAGTCCACCGACAGCCCCGCGAGGCGGTAGCCGTCCACGCCCACCGTGAGCGTGTTCGTCCACGTGGCGTCGGGGGCGTGCGTGATGGTGGTGCCCAGCGTGTACTGCGTCACCCGCTGCCCGTCGCCCGCGAGCAGCGGCTTCGCGCCGGGTATCGTCCGGCCCAGCGCCGAGAGCACCGGGTTCGCCGGTGAGTCGGCCTGTGCCATCCAGAGCCGCGCCGTGCCCGAGACGATGGTGCGCGACGACACCCGCCGCGCGCCGGCGTCGATGCTGAACTGTCGCGTGCCGCCATCCGGCACGATCGCGCCGGTGGTGGTGAGCGCCAGCACAGCGCCGGCCGAGCGTTCCGCGCTGCCCGCGCGCAGTGACAGTGTGTGTTCCTGCATGAAGGCGGGCGCGGCCGAGTAGTCGGACCGGGCGGTGCCGGCACTCGACCGCAGGCTGGCATCGGCCCGGCCGTTGCGCGCGCCGTCGTGCCGCAGCAGCACGTTCACCACGCCGCTGATGGCGTCCGCGCCGTACAGCGCCGCGCCCTGCGGCCCGCGGATCACCTCGATGCGGTCGATCGCGTCGGCGCTGATCCGCGTCAGCAGCAGCGGGTTCGCCAGCTCGATGCCGTCCACGAACACCTTCGGCGAGCTCACACCGAACGAGCTGGCGCCGCGCATGCTGCCGAAGCGCGTCAGCAGCGTGGTGGGCGCATCGGCCCAGATCCACACCCCGGGAATGGTGCCGTTCAGCGCCACGGCCAGCGACGGCGCCGCGGCACCGCGCAGCTCGCTGCCCTGCACCACGTCCACCGCGTAGGGCAGGCTGCGCTGGGCACCACCGTTGGCACTCCCCGTCACCACCACGCGATCGAGCGTCGCGGTGTGCGCCGCCACCGCCGCCACCGCCTCGGCGCGGTTCGGCGCCAGCACCACCTGCGTGCCGCCGCTGGTGATCGGCGTCACCGCCACGTCGTGCAGCAGCGCCGCCAGCGCCGCACCCAGCGGCATCGGGCCGCGCGGCACGCAGGCCTCCCGGTCCAGCGGCAGCGACTCACTCGAGTACGACAGGCGCACTCCCGCCCGCGCCGCCACCAGGTCCAGCGCCGTGCGCAGTGAGGCACCGCTGGCCTGCAACGTCACCACGCGATCCAGCGGCGCAGGCCAGGTGCGCACGCTGTCGCGGGCCGGCACCGGACAGGGGCTGGCCTGCGCGACGAGCGCGCCGCTCGTGACCACGCTCGCCGCGCAGCAGAGCAGCGCGCGCACGGCGTGACCGGACGGCGAGGTCATGGCCGTGAGGGCGCTCCCGCCGCACCCTGCAGCACGATCGTGTCACCGTGCGAGATGGCGCGCGCACCGAGTGTCAGGCCCAGCACCGTCGCCACACGGTCCAGCGGCTCGCCGGTGAAGTCGGCCGTCACGTGCCGTGAGACCAGCGCGCTGTCGGCCAGCACCAGCGTCACGCCGTACCAGCGGTGCAGCGATTCCTGCACCTCCGACAGCGAGGCGTCGCTGAACGTCAGGCGACCCTCCTTCAGCGCCGACCCCTCGGACGCCGACACCGTGCCCGCGGACACCGCGATGCCGGCGGTCGTGGCCACCGCACCGTCGCCGGCGCGCAGCGTCACGCTCGAGTCGCGGAGGGCGCTGTTCGTCAGCCGCACCACCCCTTCCGTCACGCGCACCGTCACCCCGCTCGACGCCGACTCCCGCACCAGGAACGCCGTGCCGACGTCCTCCACCGTCGTCGTGCCGACGTGGATGGCGAACGGCTTGGCCTCGTCATGCGTGACCTCGAACCAGCCCTCACCATGCAGCGTGAGCCGGCGATGTGTCGTGCCGAAGCCGGGCTCCAGGCGCAGTTCGCTGGCGGGACCAAGGCGCACCCGCGTGCCGTCGGCGAGCGTGATGGCCTTCGATGCGCCGGTTGCGGTCACGTACGCCTCCTCGGCCTTCGGAGCTGCGGTGGAACGCCAGAGGGCGGCGGCACCGGCCACCACCAGCAGGGCGGCCGCCACGCGGAACGGCGTGCGTTGCCAGAGCGGCAGCGGACGCACGGCCTCGCGCGCTCGCGTCGCCCGCCGTGCGGCGAGGTCGTCGACGGGTGGCATCGCCTCGGCGCGACGGCGAGCCGTGACGCGCGCCAGTGCCGCCTCGACATCGATCGGCTCGGCGGTCTCGGCGACCCACCGCGCCATCATGGAGTCGAGCGCTGCATCGTGGACCGGAGTCCCCTCTTCCGGCACGAGGCCGGCCGTTTCATCGCTCATATACCTTGTTGACACCGCTGGGGTCCACTACCCCTACGCCACACCCCGAGGGGCCCAAACTGGGCTCCCACGGTTCCCCGGGTCAAGGACGTTCATCGACGTGTCGCCCAGCGCTCCCTCCAGCCCCGGGTCGGGTTTCCCGCCCGAGGATGTGCAGCGTGCCCTCTTCACCCGGCTGGCGGC
This window of the Gemmatimonadaceae bacterium genome carries:
- a CDS encoding HEAT repeat domain-containing protein produces the protein MHQSLLFAKSLALLLEEVQTSADLTMVRSGLLRVRRFSRSHSLTVQLQEGRMVVDGHKLQRPVPQLQRLMLAMTMHGVARISITAGAVPRELLKLAMLLARKPVKGGDTPTIFEELRVAALWDVQVYPAARQSDTDQAAAYADDIGLDAPLAIAERVREYRVQVQDALDARDSPALATALSAIAIIEASVTVRELRDPWTVAFDDLATSDVLRALVAALPTSGQTFELALAVLRRAGEPGAAILIEHLLTAESMDVRRACFDATIEVRRGTDHLLKMLDHEQWFVVRNAALLLGAMTSRSSEPELTATLTHADERVRAAVVTALLQLDTATSRATVRGALRDASPEVRRRAVRGFLAEAGNWTNVEKLLQALERETELDVQLEFLYALGTLATPDAVQKLIRLCSADGRYRPPDFRIAAAEALATARLGASVPLLRAMLKDPDMHARAAARHLIRAVS
- a CDS encoding TonB-dependent receptor, giving the protein MTSPSGHAVRALLCCAASVVTSGALVAQASPCPVPARDSVRTWPAPLDRVVTLQASGASLRTALDLVAARAGVRLSYSSESLPLDREACVPRGPMPLGAALAALLHDVAVTPITSGGTQVVLAPNRAEAVAAVAAHTATLDRVVVTGSANGGAQRSLPYAVDVVQGSELRGAAAPSLAVALNGTIPGVWIWADAPTTLLTRFGSMRGASSFGVSSPKVFVDGIELANPLLLTRISADAIDRIEVIRGPQGAALYGADAISGVVNVLLRHDGARNGRADASLRSSAGTARSDYSAAPAFMQEHTLSLRAGSAERSAGAVLALTTTGAIVPDGGTRQFSIDAGARRVSSRTIVSGTARLWMAQADSPANPVLSALGRTIPGAKPLLAGDGQRVTQYTLGTTITHAPDATWTNTLTVGVDGYRLAGLSVDYVPVPSALDSALSSTQGGADKGTLRASSVRRLALGETSTATMTFAADAALLRDATTSVSPQRVQRPMRLSDDAHWLSTAGVGMQASIDLHETVFLTAGLRGERNDGFTSASRFALLPSVGASVVQRYGDVTVKGRLAYGAGMRPARNPMRETAWRGTNYGAVDSGLLPEKQVGVEAGLDLYFRRNTSLQVTRFDQRASSLIQQVPYAYDETDDDSAGGYGGAPGQPRFGYALENLGAITNRGWEFALRQSMGALSLSAAMSLVQSRVDQVAPGYAGDLRQGDRMLAVPARTTGVTLTWTPRRWQVQLGATQVADWINYDRLALASTWITGGAPARTLSGAALRSYWIAYPEVTRVRAAVSHDLTRTLTMRLIGDNLLDRQRGEPDNVTIVPGRSLSFGIAARF
- a CDS encoding FecR domain-containing protein, which translates into the protein MSDETAGLVPEEGTPVHDAALDSMMARWVAETAEPIDVEAALARVTARRRAEAMPPVDDLAARRATRAREAVRPLPLWQRTPFRVAAALLVVAGAAALWRSTAAPKAEEAYVTATGASKAITLADGTRVRLGPASELRLEPGFGTTHRRLTLHGEGWFEVTHDEAKPFAIHVGTTTVEDVGTAFLVRESASSGVTVRVTEGVVRLTNSALRDSSVTLRAGDGAVATTAGIAVSAGTVSASEGSALKEGRLTFSDASLSEVQESLHRWYGVTLVLADSALVSRHVTADFTGEPLDRVATVLGLTLGARAISHGDTIVLQGAAGAPSRP